A DNA window from Hemitrygon akajei chromosome 26, sHemAka1.3, whole genome shotgun sequence contains the following coding sequences:
- the LOC140716666 gene encoding LOW QUALITY PROTEIN: uncharacterized protein (The sequence of the model RefSeq protein was modified relative to this genomic sequence to represent the inferred CDS: inserted 4 bases in 3 codons) — protein sequence MEWSSIQKLHLLRNHESSCGWTIINQEATEEAEAGNINDDELNLGSPSSSQHTFAPPETVSAIEGSIVESNSDDTSGKSSPNLRIRHIQKRTLSTESEEKPRDDVTDGEQQQRQQHWFNTTLNKCILLALVVAFSMGFGHFYGTTQIQEQQKMVXKIHEDELNDVKDDLLQCQEDQEANVDNKAGTEQFLEDEKEDPDMLLALTEQIDNMRKENQQLREKQAELQSQGQNXRLKQTVDEKLSVESQQQMLAKENQHMKESLEHEEKALSLLQNELRKLREHIRTLEGKGTDAEIIITENQKLKDHLEEEKQQVYSFLQQKGTLMTEARLLRKELDKEREIMDVLRKELDSLSHFQTSANTDQDGKNTEGLPTRLAELQKKLNFQQQSAPKRKSKISVIRQTPRILFPSSTSTPSSKLPLPMNGHPSHAQGLVSNLMYSPGCHLLCRHTYPNSTLSPHYTRHALPKYSPGSNGLHPLGSPATLNNTNNLRLFGKMPPVCDGFIVGSCLSDTTMSQMLLPVMLPPEERQVSEQPKGIPIPAPTRAYLPMAPGVGLKETPLTQPSTSGASISSTNVCSKPFGHPSNLKACDKRFTHAGNLKTHLSLHTGERPYHCKQCSAKFTQLTHLKLHGRVHKTERPHKCHLCSRSYNHLRSLKRHQKSHCCMPPDTKRSKEDHSKVNDEIDMSEXAERLDKTAPVTDKEVVTEQLPIPDLDKDRKENQLRAEYHKNNGGNHPPSDLHDRAKTSNHGPATLGPIRVKQEASL from the exons ATGGAATGGAGCAGCATCCAGAAGTTACACCTGCTGCG CAATCATGAATCATCCTGTGGTTGGACCATAATTAATCAAGAAGCAACTGAAGAAGCAGAAGCAGGAAACATAAATGATGATGAATTGAACTTGGGTTCGCCCTCCAGCAGCCAGCATACCTTTGCCCCTCCCGAAACTGTATCTGCAATTGAAGGAAGCATTGTTGAATCAAATAGTGATGATACCAGTGGCAAATCCAGCCCTAATCTGAGGATACGACATATTCAAAAACGAACTCTATCGACCGAATCAGAAGAAAAACCAAGGGACGATGTGACAGATGGTGAACAGCAGCAGCGGCAGCAACACTGGTTcaataccactctgaataaaTGCATTTTACTGGCACTGGTAGTTGCTTTCAGCATGGGATTTGGGCACTTTTATGGAACAACTCAAATACAAGAACAGCAGAAGATGG AAAAAATTCATGAAGATGAATTGAATGATGTAAAGGATGATCTCCTTCAGTGTCAAGAGGATCAAGAGGCAAATGTAGACAATAAGGCTGGAACTGAGCAGTTTTTGGAAGATGAAAAAGAAGATCCTGACATGCTGCTTGCACTGACAGAACAGATAGATAATATGAGAAAAGAGAATCAACAACTGAGAGAAAAACAAGCAGAGCTTCAGTCACAAGGACAAAA TCGTTTAAAGCAAACTGTGGATGAGAAACTTTCTGTTGAGTCACAGCAGCAAATGCTTGCCAAGGAAAACCAGCATATGAAGGAGTCTCTGGAACATGAAGAGAAAGCATTGTCTTTGCTGCAGAATGAGCTTCGGAAGCTGAGGGAACACATCCGGACATTAGAAGGAAAAGGAACAGATGCTGAAATAATCATCACAGAAAACCAGAAACTAAAGGATCATCTTGAGGAGGAAAAGCAACAGGTATACAGTTTTCTTCAACAGAAGGGGACCCTCATGACTGAGGCTCGGCTGTTGAGGAAGGAATTGGATAAAGAAAGAGAAATAATGGACGTGTTGCGTAAGGAACTGGATTCTTTGAGCCACTTTCAAACCTCAGCTAATACTGACCAAGATGGTAAAAATACAGAAGGTTTACCAACGAGACTTGCAGAGCTCCAGAAGAAGCTGAATTTTCAGCAGCAGTCAGCTCCCAAAAGAAA ATCCAAGATTTCTGTAATTCGACAAACCCCTCGCATTCTTTTTCCTAGTTCAACAAGCACACCATCCAGCAAACTCCCTCTGCCCATGAATGGGCATCCTAGCCATGCCCAGGGTTTGGTCTCCAACCTGATGTATTCACCCGGATGCCACCTCCTGTGTCGACACACGTATCCAAACAGCACTCTATCTCCTCACTATACCAGACATGCATTGCCTAAATATTCCCCTGGATCCAATGGCCTTCATCCGCTCGGCAGCCCAGCCACTTTGAACAACACGAACAACCTCAGGCTGTTTGGTAAGATGCCTCCGGTTTGCGATGGCTTCATAGTGGGAAGCTGCCTCTCCGATACCACGATGAGTCAGATGTTGTTGCCCGTCATGTTGCCTCCAGAAGAAAGGCAAGTTTCAGAGCAGCCAAAAGGCATTCCTATCCCTGCTCCCACCAGAGCCTACTTGCCCATGGCTCCGGGGGTGGGCCTGAAGGAGACGCCCCTCACCCAGCCGTCAACTTCAGGTGCCTCAATTAGCTCAACAAATGTGTGTTCGAAGCCCTTCGGTCATCCATCTAACCTAAAA GCGTGTGACAAGCGTTTCACTCATGCCGGTAACCTGAAGACCCACCTTAGCCTGCACACCGGAGAGCGGCCATATCACTGCAAGCAATGCTCAGCCAAGTTCACCCAACTCACTCACCTCAAGTTGCATGGGCGCGTACACAAGACAGAGCGGCCACACAAGTGTCACCTCTGCTCCAGGAGCTACAACCACCTACGCAGCCTGAAGAGGCACCAGAAAAGCCACTGCTGCATGCCGCCAGACACCAAACGGTCCAAGGAGGATCACTCCAAGGTCAACGATGAAATCGACATGAGTG TGGCAGAAAGATTGGACAAGACTGCCCCAGTAACAGACAAGGAGGTGGTAACCGAGCAACTTCCAATACCTGACCTTGACAAAGACCGCAAAGAAAATCAACTCAGAGCAGAATACCACAAGAACAATGGAGGCAACCATCCACCCTCTGACCTCCATGACAGGGCCAAGACTTCCAACCATGGTCCAGCAACCCTGGGACCCATCAGGGTCAAGCAAGAAGCTAGTCTATAA